In Caldalkalibacillus salinus, the genomic window ATCATTTAGCAACCTCTTTTTAAGACATAGTCAGACCTAGAAAAATCCACAGGTTGCGCCTTATTTAAAAAAGCGCAACCTGTGGAGAGTGAACAAAGGTTAGAATTTACTCTTTTGAAATAACGATAAAATCGTTAGAAAATAGTGTCGTTATGTAAAACGGTGTACCTGACATATGCAAAAGTTTTTAAATATCTCAATTGCTTAACTTAAGTATATAGGAAATTAGTTCTAGTGTAAAGGGAGTGTATGAAGTTGACAAAAAAAGTTGCTTTAGTAACGGGTGGAAGTCGGGGGATAGGTAAAACAATTGCTTTAGCCCTAGCAGACCGTGGGTACAACATCATCATTAATTATCTCCGCAATAAAAAAGCAGCCGAAGAAACACAACAGGAATTAGCAGCTAAGGGAGTAGAGACCCTTGTTGTAAAGTGTAACGTAGGTGACGTTAGCAAAATTAAACAGATGTTTAAAGCTATCGATGATCGTTTTGGGCGCTTAGATATCTTGGTTAACAATGCAGCTTCTGGTGTATTACGCCCAGTTATGGAGCTTGAAGAAAACCACTGGGATTGGACGATGAACATTAATGCGAAATCCTTATTATTTGCAGCCCAAGAAGCGGCTAAATTAATGGAAAAAAACGGTGGGGGTCGTATCGTTAGCCTTAGTAGTATCGGTTCCATTCGCGTCCTTGAGAATTACACGACTGTGGGCGTCTCAAAAGCGGCTCTTGAAGCCCTTACACGTTACCTTAGTGTGGAATTAGCATCGAGAAATATTGTGGTCAATGCAGTCTCTGGCGGTGCTGTTGATACTGACGCATTAAAGCATTTTCCAAATAGGGAAGACATCCTGGCAGAAGCGCAGGAGAAAACACCTGCGGGACGAATGGTTGAACCAGATGATTTAGCTAAAGCGGCCATCTTTTTACTGTCGGATGACGCTCATATGATTAGGGGACAGACCCTCATTGTTGATGGCGGTATGTCGTTACTCACTTAAAAAATTGTGCATAAATCAAAGCCACTTAGTCCACCATAAGGCATGTGGAGGTGATAAGAGTGGCACAACAAAGAAACCAAAACCAAACTCAATCTGGTACTAACATCCAAAAAGTAAGACAACAAAACCAACAGTCTGCACAAGGTCAAGCTCAAAACACTGAGTTTGCAAGTGAGACTAACGCTGCACAAGTGAGACAACAAAACCAACAGTCTGCAGCAAGCCAAGGAGCTCAAGCGCGTCCAGCTAGCCAAGTAAACCCAGCTCAAAACGCTGAGTTTGCAAGCGAAACTAACGCTGCACAAGTGAGACAACAAAACCAACAATCTGCAGCTAGAAAAGGCCAACGCCAACAGTAATTGTCGTATAGCAGCTAACTTTTCTTTTTAATGGGGAGTGATCAATGATCACTCCCTTTTTATTGGTCTTAAATCCATCATGTTAAACAATAAACGTTTGTAAAAGGAAGACAGTTAAAACAGCAGTGAATAATGGAACAAAGATGCTTTTCCACATCCAAGCACAGCCAAAGGCTACCACAGCGCCAATCAATCCAATCCATTTATGTTCGGTATCCACTTCTAGAACACCTGGAAAAATAAGAGCGCCTAACGCTGCGTATGGAATGTATTGCAGCCATCTTTCTAATAATGGAGGAAACGCAATATCCTTTGTTAAAACCATAGGTAACATACGTGGAATGTACGTCACTATAAACATCCCAAAAATCACCCATATCATGCCACTTCCTCCTTCTCTAAATTATACACTTGTAACTTAAGCCCAAATGTTGCCGCAAAGACGGTAGAGATGACGATGGACCAGCCATCAGATAAAGCTGGAATCATGTAGTACAAACCCGTACAGGTTAAAGCGCTCAACCCAGCGATATAAGCATGGTGCCTCGATGATTTAATAGCAGGTGTGAGTAGAGCAATGAACATAGCATAAAGCGCAATGCCTAAACTATTTGTAATGGAAGCTGGGATAAACTCACCAAAAACAGCGCCAACGATAGTGCCCATAAGCCAGCTGAGATAGGCGACGAGTGCAACCCCAGCAAAATAACTCCCTTGAATGCTCGGCTGTTCTTTTCCCAACGTTGCAACGGCAAATGTTTCATCCGTTATGCCAAATGACAAGGCAGCAGCCGATTTTTTACTCGCTTTTATTT contains:
- the fabL gene encoding enoyl-[acyl-carrier-protein] reductase FabL, encoding MKLTKKVALVTGGSRGIGKTIALALADRGYNIIINYLRNKKAAEETQQELAAKGVETLVVKCNVGDVSKIKQMFKAIDDRFGRLDILVNNAASGVLRPVMELEENHWDWTMNINAKSLLFAAQEAAKLMEKNGGGRIVSLSSIGSIRVLENYTTVGVSKAALEALTRYLSVELASRNIVVNAVSGGAVDTDALKHFPNREDILAEAQEKTPAGRMVEPDDLAKAAIFLLSDDAHMIRGQTLIVDGGMSLLT
- a CDS encoding gamma-type small acid-soluble spore protein, with product MAQQRNQNQTQSGTNIQKVRQQNQQSAQGQAQNTEFASETNAAQVRQQNQQSAASQGAQARPASQVNPAQNAEFASETNAAQVRQQNQQSAARKGQRQQ
- a CDS encoding AzlD domain-containing protein is translated as MIWVIFGMFIVTYIPRMLPMVLTKDIAFPPLLERWLQYIPYAALGALIFPGVLEVDTEHKWIGLIGAVVAFGCAWMWKSIFVPLFTAVLTVFLLQTFIV
- a CDS encoding AzlC family ABC transporter permease — translated: MTESPSTNQEQFLLGVKHAIPISVGYFSISITFGVLSTSGGLSIFETTAMSMWVFAGASQFIALNLIGVASAFEIIFATFILNLRHLLMSTTLARKIKASKKSAAALSFGITDETFAVATLGKEQPSIQGSYFAGVALVAYLSWLMGTIVGAVFGEFIPASITNSLGIALYAMFIALLTPAIKSSRHHAYIAGLSALTCTGLYYMIPALSDGWSIVISTVFAATFGLKLQVYNLEKEEVA